GTATTCACGGTAATATGTCTTTTTGCAAACCATCTGCTTGCAGGGCCCACCTGAACGACCTCGAGAACATTCTGCcgttcttcgtcgtcggtttccTGTACCTGCTCACCGATCCGGTACCGTTCCTGGCAATCAATCTCTTCCGGCTGGTGGCCGTGTCGCGCATTGTGCACACCCTCGTCTACGCGGTCTTTGTCGTGCCTCAGCCGGCCCGGTTTCTGGCGTACATGGGCGCCATGGGGCCAACCGCGTACATGGCGTTCCAAACACTTTTGCACTTCTTGTAGTGGGTGCTGCGACCAGCGCTCCTACCTGTCCTACGGTGGTGGTATGTCTCCACGAATGATTGATGTAATATCGTTGATAATAAAATCAGGCGCCATTTGGGCACGAAATTAGCCATCGGGAATTTGAACTTGGAAACTGAAACACTTAAAACGATGATCTTAAATGAATTTCTTTGTAGGCATCATTGTAATGTGTTTAAAAGGTAATCTTATTGATAGAGCACCTAGAGCTGACGGGATATGATTTCGGAACAGCGACGTATTTTAACAATACAGTCCCGGGGTCAAATTGTATCCAGGTCCGTGACTGTTGAGTTGTCTGCTGGACACTTCGTACGGCGACTTAAACTTAGTCCCTGCGAGATGTTAATCGCAGATTAGGAAGACTCGGTTTCTATTGGTGATGACCTACTATGGCCCTAGTGGGGGCGTGATGCAACGTACATTAAAATACCAGTACTATACGCGCCAGAATTGGGAGTCTTATTTGCAACATTATGCAAGCATAGGATGTATTCGACAAGCATGCACGTGCATGCACCTGTTGAATTGATTTATCTTTTTGTTCTCAACTGACGGCGTTTTCTCAAACGGCGTGAAATTTGTTATAACAACTGTCTGAAGTTTTTTGACTACGAAGActccgaaagaaaaaggaaaccgtgGTAAACGGTCAGCCAACTTCGGCCGGTTCGGCCCGGAAATCGCACGCATATCATTGAATGAATTTTTCGCCGCACGGCACTCATTTCGCTTTCATTCTGTCGTCGATAATGTATGTGTGGACCatacagtaaaaaaaaacatttgtatagaaatccacacacacacacggccctCACCGTTAACCGTGACTTGATGAAACATGTTGATTCATGTTTGCAATTGCGCGCGTGACGCGTTCGTGACTCTCTTCTGCAAGCGCGGGCTCGTGATATTCGAGTATTAGCTCCACAATGAACTCGGCCCTCGCTACTCTGGGTCAGTAGGTAATACTATTTGATGGTTTGGTAGTTGGAGGCCTGATCGTACAACCCAGCGAAAAGCATGAACTGCTCggtaaaataattaaaataattctttTGGCTGCGCGAGCTTCAATTTCTTTGCACGGTGAATGATCAGTAATCCTAGTCCGTCGGTAGGCGTctaaaaaaaatgtaacatttaCTTGTACTCGGATTTTGAAACCATAATAATATATCATCTTACACTTGCTGCTTTCACCTGTAAAGGAAAGGGTGGggacggagcgagcgagaccgCCGGGGAACGGATTTTGAACGCATGTACCTTGTGTATACATGCGGCTCTCATGAGTACCACCGTCGCACCCGTCCGTCGCGTTGGTCAATATTACGATGAATCATGCAAGGTATGGACGTAAAATCCCGCCGTAACGACGAATGAACACTCTCTCACGGATCCGTCGAGCCGTCATTAGACAGGGCCGTTGATAAAAGCATGGACACACCGCTGTGCTGCAATTATACCGCTGCCGGCTGGATTCGGTTGCACAAGCGATCCGGTGTCTTAGAATTACCTCTCGACACATCTTGGTGCCTTCTTGCATTGCGTGGtgcaataatttttcaaaagTGATCGTGCGTTTATGAATCGGGTGCAGAAGGTGGTTGGGAGGTGCATTGTGCGTGCAGCAAATTCCTCGATATCAAGTACTCCGATCACATTTATGCGGATTTATCCGTTGGAATACTGTGTGTGATCTAATTGTGAAGCAAACACTGCACGTGAACAGAAAAGTGTTCGACGAAGCCGGGGAAAAACCACCGGAGTTGGTTCACTTCTGCCGCCTGAACAAGCCATAATTGAGATTGCTAGCATTGGTTTATCTTGTCTgtcgaaacaatagaacacaTTTGATATTTTGTCGACAGAGGGATAAAGCCATTGTTGCAATGTTAAACCAGCGATATCGTTACCGGTGCCAACGCTCAACAACACAGCGTCATTCAACCGTAGCCATAGCTATCCCAAAGGCTTCCAGGTCAAAACTGGTAAGATTCGTTGATCTCCGTCGATCACTTAAAACCCGTCGAACGcttttttttcacaaaaagTGCCTCGACCAACCGCGATATCCTGGTACCTGGTATGTAAATGGTTAAAGGTAAAAAAAGCACAGGTGTTTCATCATTCCTGGCCGGCTATCAATTCTAGTTTGCAGACTGTGATCCTTCCAGAAGCTCAATAACTGCATCTACCGTTGCGCGCATCCGTGACGCTATGATCTATCTATCGCGTGCTATCGATATTATCTAGCGTCGATACGATCTATGTTGGCTCTAGTCTAAGTTGTCGGCAAAGTTGGAGTAAGTAGCGTCGGCGAGGGCTTCGTTCGTATCCGCACGCGGTTTCATACGGATCGAATCGAGTGGTTGGCTGCAGTGTGTGTAGCATTGCACGAGGACGTTACGGGCAACTTTTCGAAATTCAAACGGGCTTGTTCTTTCGCTGCCGGAAGCCGGTGGATAGTGCTCGGCATGGCTCCTGCTGGACAAACCCCTTACGTATTCTCGGGCAATTTGGTGGGGTTCACTCGGAACATCCCATGCACAAGGGGCACATGATAATATTGCGCGAAATTGCGTCATCGTGAATGCCTCACGGAGTGCGGTTCGCTGTTAGTCATGGAACCCGTGCTTCTCTGCGAAGGTTGCGTGGACAAGAGGGTGGTTAACTACAAGGCCTCCGTTGCATTATGTTCGAAACACTCTGGAGAACTTCTTTGATCAATCAATCCGCAGTGACGTTCTCTGAACACTGGGTGGCGTTAGGTCTTGCACCTCTGCCACCCCCCTCCCATCCCCCCTCCGCCAATCACCCCCGTGCATTGCCGCTTGCGCTTTGCATTGCATGTATGTCAAAATGCAGcggaatgttaaaaaaaaaatgtttaagtCCCAGTACTAATCGGCTGATTAATGGGGAAGCCACTTTTAACTTGGCAGTTGTGCTTGTCACTAGTCTTTTGGATTTCTCAACGTTCGCAAATGGAGAAGTTATTGTTAACCAATCGTGTTCTTGTGAATCGCACGAGATGTATTCGAAAActatttctttcgtttgctcACTTTTTCCTGTGTGCGTCTCAGGCGACTCCTGGCGGGAGCTATTGTTGAAGCTTAAAGCGATGCGTTGCTCTTGTTTCGCTTATGACAAACACGTTCGAACACGTCATTCTCGTTTCCCGGTAACGACGCTCAAAGGCACGATGATTCAGCCTCAAACCCGCTTCGCTCTCCCGTTTCAACGTGTAACGACGAGTTACTCATCAGCTGTTTTGCTGCTCTGCGCGCTTGTGACGTTCATTTCAACGAGAGTTCGTAATGATGACGCAGCACCATGCGACTTGATTTCGCAGCAAGCTAGAAAGATGATGAAAGCGCTTCCTTCCTGCCGATGTCGCATTTGTCAGAATGTTGCGTTTGATCGGTTTCTTCGATACCTTGTGCAGCAGCCATCCGATTTTCTTGGGGTCGCGTTTAATTTCGTGCGTCGATAGGCGGCTGCGCTCATAAAATTTGACCTACTGATGCTCGTACTGGTAAATATCAATAACAGTTGTCGTCGTTCGTAATGTCGAAAT
This window of the Anopheles cruzii chromosome X, idAnoCruzAS_RS32_06, whole genome shotgun sequence genome carries:
- the LOC128270655 gene encoding microsomal glutathione S-transferase 1-like isoform X1, translating into MAGSPFDNINPEVYRAYVFWSAVLLVKLFCMAPLTAFNRFKNKAFANPEDTNAISRKLKPKLDDPDVERVRRAHLNDLENILPFFVVGFLYLLTDPVPFLAINLFRLVAVSRIVHTLVYAVFVVPQPARFLAYMGAMGPTAYMAFQTLLHFL
- the LOC128270655 gene encoding microsomal glutathione S-transferase 1-like isoform X3, whose translation is MLLMTPFTSITRVRKMAFANPEDTNAISRKLKPKLDDPDVERVRRAHLNDLENILPFFVVGFLYLLTDPVPFLAINLFRLVAVSRIVHTLVYAVFVVPQPARFLAYMGAMGPTAYMAFQTLLHFL
- the LOC128270655 gene encoding microsomal glutathione S-transferase 1-like isoform X2, with product MFQQHHGLLICQSSLCVCVCVTEALLSAFANPEDTNAISRKLKPKLDDPDVERVRRAHLNDLENILPFFVVGFLYLLTDPVPFLAINLFRLVAVSRIVHTLVYAVFVVPQPARFLAYMGAMGPTAYMAFQTLLHFL